Part of the Roseobacter denitrificans OCh 114 genome, TATGTCGCCGCCGGATACTACGGCTCTTTGGCCCATGAAATTGGCCATTACTTTCTGGCGGATCACCGCATCGGCACCCAGAAGAAATTCACGACCAAAGCCGAATACGCGGTTGGCGAGTTGGAAGCCGAGATATTCAGCGCGTTTCTGGCCGTGCATCTGGGGTTTGAGCCGCATTTTGATCAAAGTGCGGCTTATGTTGAGGGCTGGTTGAAGGCGTTGAAAGAGGATAAAAACGCGATCTTTGCCGCCGCCTCGCAGGCGCAAAAAGCCTTCGATCATATTTTGACCGTGACGCAAGCCGCACAGCAAGGGGAGGCTGCATAATGGGTTGGACCTGTCCCCATACCCCGCCCCGTGACGAGCGCGCCGAGATTGAGCGTCTTGTAACTTTCGAGAACGAAGACAGGGCCATGCGGCCCGTCTTGACCACCCGCAAGGGATCGGTCTGGTATCTGGCCGTCGAAGTGACGTTGAAAACCGGCACCGCAGAACCTCACGGATACACGGTGGACGCGCTAAGGCGCTATGTGTTTGCTGCCGTGATCCTGACACGGCGCGCGCAAGGCGAGTGGTGCTATAAGGATATGGAGGAAAGCATGGGGCCATGTGAGGCGCAGGCCCCCCATAAATTGCTGGACCTGTTATCACCGACGACAAAGGACTATGCGCTGGCATGGCGCGAACGATGCAAGGCATCCGCCAGACGATCGGCACGCAAGATTGCGCATGGTGACACGATCCAGCTTGCCGAACCTTTGACGTTCAACGATGGCATCACGCGCGACACGTTCACGGTGCAACGGGAACGATTTGCAGGAGCACGGCGCATCACCAGCCGCTTTCTTTGTAAGAAGACGGGCATGGCGTGCCGGATCAGCCGTTTCATGCAGCGGGAATGGGTGAAACTCTAAGCCGGACCCCCGCGCGGCAGGGTCGCATCAGCGGCCCTGCCCCTCGTGCGAACGTGCGGCGGAAGCGATCCGGATCAATTCGAGCGATGCGTTGATAATTGGGGGTCGTGCGGGATCGTCCGATTCAGGCTGGACAAAGCCCGCCCAAATCGGACTGGCGCTATTCGCGCGGAAGCCGCTCGTGCGGCACTCTGTCCAGAACGTCGAAACCGGCGTTGACCTGTGAGGATTAGGTGAAGCCGTCCACAGGGCCGGAGACGATATATATCGGAGGCCTTGTGGGCGGGTTCACCGGGCAGGACGGTGATGGGTCACGCGTGTTTGCGCAGTTGGCTGTGGCCAGGTCCCCCCACTCTATGAGCTCGTCTGCGTCACTGAAGCCATACCAAAGGGCCCAAAGATCAGCATCGTGCTCGCTCAATTGTTCGGAGGTATCGATCAGTGCAGCTCCCCTTTACCACCGAGATAGTTGGCGAGGATCAGCTGGCCGAGTTTTATGCCGATACTGTAGTCGGAGAGGACGTTATAGGGGTCAAGCTCCTGACGCAATTCGTCAACCAGCGCCCGGTTCAGCAGGCGGTTTGTTCTGAGGCGATTGCTTTTGTCGTTTGCGAATAAATCCGTGTCGGGTGTGACGGTCAGATGATCGACCTCGGCCAGAGCTGCTATGGCATCTGTCACGAGCGCTTTCAGAGCAATGTCCCGGCCCATTGCAGCCGCAACCTGATCGTAGGTCTTACTGACACCGGGTTTGGGGTGCGGAAAGATCAGCCGCGTTCTGACAGTGTCGTGAGGATTGGAGATGATGGTGTTCGTTTGTTCCGTCGCCTTTGGCCCCAAAGCCGGGTCTTCTGCGCCGTTGCCAGAATTCTGTGATGGTTCTGGCATGAAGACTGGCAAGGATGTGGTTTCGTATTGTCGCGCGGCTGGTATCGCGGCGGCTGCGACAGTCTCTACTTTTGTTTCATGGCCGCTCGCGTCACCCTTCAACGTTTTTTGCCCGCGCTCTGCGGTTAAGTGGCCTTTATGAGCAAGGGTATCGGCTCGAATTTCCTGAAAGGATTTGTTTGGTTTACGGATGGGCATCTTGGGCCTCCAAAGCTTCGAGCAGAGTATCAGCCAGCCTGTCTGCATCGGCGATTGCTGTTGTGATGTGCGTTGCCGCGATCCGCTTGGATGGAATCTGCGAGAGTGCCTCCCGATAGATATGAAGCATCCCCAGACTTTTGATGTCTGCGAATGCGCTGCGGTAGGGCAACGTGCAATCGAATGAAGGCAACTGTTCTATGATGTCGAGACAGAAGCTCTGGGCTGATGTCAGCCGCCGGCTGGGCATTTGGGTGATGAGGATGGCCACCGGAATGTCCGGGGTTTCTGTCTGCTCCAGGATCTCATCGACCACGGCATATGTGTCCAGGGTGCTGTCCAGATCCAGTCGCGTGAGTGCAGAGGGGATGACGATCAGATCGGAGCTGGCGATGATCGTGGCGTTGAATTCGCTGCCGCCGCCTTGCGTATCCGCAAGGGCGATATCGTATCCTGATGTCTCAAAGTGCTCATAGGCTTGCTCGAAAGCTGCGAGATCCATTGCGTTTGCAATTTCGCAAGCATCATTCCACGTGCCCTTTCCCTGCGCATATTCGCGCCATGCATGTAGCGGCTGGTTGTCGTCGGCTTCAAACAATCCAACACGCGTTCCTCGTGAAACGAGACTGCCACAGGCGGCCATCAGCGAGGTTGTTTTACCGGCGCCCCCTTTGAGTGAAGCAAACGTGATGAGGTTCATTTGCGTCCCTTGTTCATAGCGATATTGATGCGGGTCAGTCAGCAGTGCAAAAGGCCGTCAGCGCGATACAGGTTTTTGTCCGGCGACGCTGGCGGGCGGTCGGGCGTAAGTCAATCAGACCGCATGGCAGGAAGGGTTATCGGCGGAAAAGCGTAGAGGCATGTGTTGCGAAAGGCCGCTTGGCACAAAGGACAAAAGGCTGTTCGCGCCAAAGGCACAAAGAGCGTCGGACCAGCAGGGCTAAAGAGCTTAAAGACCAACGTGCGGGAGGGCGGAAAGGTCAAAAGCAGGGAGGGCTGAAGGGCACCGAATTATACGCCCGTGAGGGGCTCTGAGCGCGTCTTGAGGCCAGACGACACACTCCACTATTCCGCGCGTCGGCATGATTTCGTCACCTCAGGCGACGCGTTGCTCAAAAAGGAAGACAGCCAAAGTAAGTGTCGTAGCAGGATATATACAAAAGTAGAACTTTTGGTGTGCTGCTTTCTTTGGCGGGTCTTTCAACCAGGGCAAGGTGTCAATGAACAACCAGAGCAAAGACAACACGCCATGGAAAAATCGCAAGATGATCCGGGGGCGCTGGCGTGAGGCTGAGGACGGTGCGGCGGGGCCAGCGCGGGTCGACAAGGTGATTTCCGTGAAGATGACGGAAGCGGAACTTGCGGAATTTGACGCTCAGATCGCGGAGCTTGGCCTGAACCGGAACCGTGCCTTGCGGATTGCCGCGCGCCGGATCGGCGGTTTTGTCGAGAATGATGCCAAGACTGTAGAGCTCTTGAGGGACATGTCGCGAGCGATTGCAGGTGTCGCGACGAATATCAATCAGATTGCCAAGGCGGCGAACCGGACGCACGACCCGGCCTATCACAGTTTCATGGCTGAACGAAAAGTGCTTGGGTTGGAACTGTCAAAGCTGAGCGCAGTACTTGCGCCCTTGATGGAGGTGTCGCGGCGGCGGTCCGATGGGTTGGAGCGATTGCAGAAGGCGTCGTCCGAATGAGCGCGAAGCCGTCCATCTCTGTGCTGCACTACCTTCAGCAGGCGGCGAACAATACGGGCGCGCCAAGCGTGCTCGATGCGGTGATGGGCGAGGATTGGGCGGTCTATAAAGCGGGCAACGCAAAAAAGGCCCTGCACATCCAATATGTGATGGATCAGCAGCGCAAGCGGCGCGGTGCCGGTGCGGGGCTTGCCTTCCGGGTGGGGCGGCAGTCCCCGCAGGCCCTGGTCAAG contains:
- a CDS encoding conjugal transfer ATPase VirC1, whose amino-acid sequence is MNLITFASLKGGAGKTTSLMAACGSLVSRGTRVGLFEADDNQPLHAWREYAQGKGTWNDACEIANAMDLAAFEQAYEHFETSGYDIALADTQGGGSEFNATIIASSDLIVIPSALTRLDLDSTLDTYAVVDEILEQTETPDIPVAILITQMPSRRLTSAQSFCLDIIEQLPSFDCTLPYRSAFADIKSLGMLHIYREALSQIPSKRIAATHITTAIADADRLADTLLEALEAQDAHP
- the virD1 gene encoding T-DNA border endonuclease subunit VirD1, with product MNNQSKDNTPWKNRKMIRGRWREAEDGAAGPARVDKVISVKMTEAELAEFDAQIAELGLNRNRALRIAARRIGGFVENDAKTVELLRDMSRAIAGVATNINQIAKAANRTHDPAYHSFMAERKVLGLELSKLSAVLAPLMEVSRRRSDGLERLQKASSE
- a CDS encoding DUF6927 domain-containing protein, which produces MGWTCPHTPPRDERAEIERLVTFENEDRAMRPVLTTRKGSVWYLAVEVTLKTGTAEPHGYTVDALRRYVFAAVILTRRAQGEWCYKDMEESMGPCEAQAPHKLLDLLSPTTKDYALAWRERCKASARRSARKIAHGDTIQLAEPLTFNDGITRDTFTVQRERFAGARRITSRFLCKKTGMACRISRFMQREWVKL